In Chryseobacterium lactis, a single genomic region encodes these proteins:
- a CDS encoding MarR family winged helix-turn-helix transcriptional regulator, producing METPNTPKLENQICFPLYVIAKEITGLYRPFLDELDITYPQYLVMMVLWQGDGLTVSHIGEKLFLDSGTLTPLLKRLESKGFIVRKRKKEDERVVEVFLAEAGKQLQKKACEIPGKIQKKIDIQPEELLQLKDIVLKILSKIEK from the coding sequence ATGGAAACTCCAAACACCCCCAAATTAGAAAACCAAATCTGCTTTCCTTTATATGTGATTGCCAAAGAGATTACCGGACTTTATCGTCCTTTTCTTGATGAGCTTGACATTACATATCCTCAATATCTCGTAATGATGGTATTGTGGCAAGGTGATGGATTGACTGTTAGCCATATCGGAGAAAAATTATTTCTCGATAGCGGAACTTTAACACCTCTTCTGAAAAGACTGGAATCTAAAGGGTTTATCGTGAGAAAACGAAAAAAAGAAGACGAAAGAGTTGTGGAAGTATTTTTAGCAGAAGCTGGCAAACAGCTGCAAAAAAAAGCATGCGAAATTCCGGGAAAGATCCAGAAAAAGATTGATATTCAACCGGAAGAATTGCTGCAACTTAAAGACATAGTACTAAAAATATTAAGCAAAATAGAAAAATAA
- a CDS encoding organic hydroperoxide resistance protein, whose protein sequence is MKTLYTTKVTATGGRNGHVKSENNVLDLEVKMPKALGGANDDFANPEMLFAAGYSACFDSALNRVISLSKIKTGETTVTAQISIGQIENGGFGLAAELDVNIPGVSIEEAQSLTEKAHQICPYSNATRNNMEVKLSVTNND, encoded by the coding sequence ATGAAAACTTTATATACAACAAAAGTAACGGCAACAGGTGGAAGAAATGGTCATGTAAAAAGTGAAAACAATGTTCTTGATCTTGAAGTAAAAATGCCAAAAGCTTTGGGTGGCGCCAATGATGATTTTGCCAACCCTGAAATGCTTTTTGCAGCAGGATACTCAGCTTGTTTTGACAGTGCTCTGAACAGAGTGATAAGCTTGTCAAAAATAAAAACCGGGGAAACGACTGTTACTGCACAAATCAGCATCGGTCAAATCGAAAACGGAGGTTTTGGACTGGCAGCTGAACTGGATGTTAATATTCCCGGAGTTTCTATTGAGGAAGCGCAATCTTTAACAGAAAAAGCGCACCAGATTTGTCCTTATTCTAATGCTACAAGGAACAATATGGAGGTTAAACTTTCTGTAACCAACAACGATTAA